One part of the Salinivirga cyanobacteriivorans genome encodes these proteins:
- a CDS encoding flavodoxin — protein sequence MNKTAIFYGSSTGNTESVAKQIAKLLNADVFDVADNPVEELKNYDNLIFGASTWGIGDLQDDWDNYISELENTDLSGKVCAIFGLGDGASYADSFVDGIGTIYKAIENKGCKIAGFVETTGYDYEASTAEIDGKFVGLPLDEDNESNLTNDRIDKWVEQLKAEFK from the coding sequence ATGAATAAAACAGCAATTTTTTACGGCTCGTCAACCGGAAATACAGAAAGTGTGGCGAAACAGATAGCAAAATTATTAAATGCAGATGTTTTTGATGTTGCAGATAACCCTGTGGAAGAGTTAAAAAACTATGATAATTTGATTTTTGGTGCATCAACCTGGGGTATTGGCGATTTGCAGGATGATTGGGACAATTATATTTCCGAACTCGAAAATACAGATTTAAGCGGAAAGGTCTGTGCTATTTTTGGGTTAGGTGATGGTGCTTCGTATGCCGACAGCTTTGTTGACGGAATTGGTACAATTTACAAAGCAATTGAAAACAAAGGTTGTAAAATAGCAGGATTTGTTGAAACAACCGGATACGATTATGAAGCATCAACAGCCGAAATTGACGGAAAATTTGTCGGGTTACCTCTTGATGAGGATAATGAAAGCAACCTAACAAATGATCGCATTGACAAGTGGGTGGAACAGTTAAAAGCTGAATTTAAATAA
- a CDS encoding ABC transporter ATP-binding protein yields MFNYLKKRFALSEQGAKDFGLGVVFSVLLNIALMLPAVFIFLFLEDYLMPLIDTGKHIEHGVWYYITLGLAFMMIMFIIAMLQYRNTYTKIYTESSNRRISLAEKLRKLPLAFFGEKNLSDLTSTIMNDNTELEHTFSHAVPQLFASVISIVIIAIGLFLYNWQLSLALFWVVPVAAGILFLSKKIQRKDHQTIYQIKRDVTEKIQEGLDTIQEIKAYNLENSYLEELNNKLNTNEKYLIRGELLVGVFVNSAHSILKLGLASVIIVGAMMLSAQPATLSLFSYLIFLVVASRIYEPINEVFNNLAALFYLDIRINRMNEMNAMPIQNGKTEFTPENYDIEFKNVEFSYESGKKVMQGVSFTAKQGEVTALVGPSGGGKSTAAKLAARFWDIQKGKITLGGHDISQIDPETLLKNYSVVFQDVVLFNSSIKDNIRIGKREASDEEILKVAKLAECNEFFNKMHDGYNTIIGENGQTLSGGERQRISIARALLKDAPIVLLDEATASLDVENETKIQAGISELINDKTVLIIAHRMRTVANADKIVVLENGEVIETGKPDELKKQGGVFSKMFKRQMEAV; encoded by the coding sequence ATGTTTAATTATCTGAAAAAGCGATTTGCCTTATCTGAACAAGGTGCAAAGGATTTTGGGCTTGGGGTGGTTTTTTCCGTGCTTCTAAATATCGCCTTAATGCTGCCGGCAGTCTTTATCTTCCTGTTTCTGGAAGACTATTTAATGCCGCTCATCGATACAGGTAAGCATATCGAACACGGAGTTTGGTATTATATTACCTTAGGTTTAGCCTTTATGATGATAATGTTTATTATTGCCATGTTACAATACCGTAACACCTATACAAAAATTTACACCGAAAGTTCCAACCGACGTATATCTCTAGCTGAAAAATTGCGAAAACTGCCTCTTGCCTTTTTCGGAGAGAAAAACCTGTCCGACCTCACTTCTACCATCATGAACGACAATACCGAACTGGAACACACATTTTCTCACGCAGTTCCGCAACTTTTTGCTTCGGTTATAAGCATTGTTATCATTGCCATTGGCTTATTTTTATATAACTGGCAATTGTCGCTTGCTTTGTTTTGGGTAGTGCCGGTAGCTGCCGGAATATTATTCTTATCTAAAAAGATACAACGTAAAGACCATCAAACAATTTATCAAATCAAGCGCGATGTAACCGAAAAAATTCAGGAAGGATTGGATACCATACAGGAAATAAAAGCCTACAATTTGGAGAATTCTTATTTGGAAGAACTTAATAATAAGCTGAATACAAATGAAAAATACCTTATTCGGGGTGAATTATTGGTCGGTGTTTTCGTGAACTCTGCCCACAGCATATTAAAACTGGGTTTGGCAAGTGTAATTATTGTCGGAGCCATGATGCTTTCAGCGCAACCGGCAACGCTTTCTCTATTTTCCTATTTGATATTTCTGGTGGTTGCTTCACGAATTTACGAGCCTATTAACGAGGTGTTTAATAATTTGGCAGCCCTTTTTTATCTGGATATCCGCATCAACCGGATGAATGAAATGAATGCGATGCCTATCCAAAACGGCAAAACCGAATTTACGCCGGAAAACTACGATATTGAATTTAAAAATGTTGAGTTTTCATACGAAAGTGGGAAAAAAGTGATGCAAGGTGTTTCTTTCACTGCAAAACAGGGCGAAGTTACCGCATTGGTTGGTCCCTCCGGAGGAGGTAAAAGCACTGCGGCAAAATTGGCAGCCCGTTTTTGGGATATTCAGAAAGGGAAAATCACACTTGGCGGGCACGATATCAGTCAAATCGACCCTGAAACTTTATTGAAAAACTATTCCGTTGTTTTTCAGGACGTAGTATTGTTTAATTCCAGCATTAAAGACAATATCCGTATTGGCAAACGCGAGGCAAGCGACGAAGAAATTTTAAAGGTGGCTAAACTCGCAGAGTGCAATGAATTTTTCAATAAAATGCACGATGGTTACAATACCATTATTGGTGAGAATGGTCAAACGCTTTCAGGTGGTGAACGACAGCGGATTTCAATTGCCCGTGCATTATTGAAAGATGCCCCAATTGTTTTGCTCGATGAAGCCACGGCTTCTCTCGACGTGGAAAATGAAACGAAAATTCAGGCAGGTATTTCAGAACTGATAAATGATAAAACAGTGCTGATTATTGCCCATCGTATGCGTACAGTTGCTAATGCTGATAAGATTGTGGTTTTGGAAAACGGAGAAGTTATTGAAACCGGAAAGCCTGACGAATTGAAAAAGCAGGGAGGTGTATTTTCAAAAATGTTTAAACGGCAAATGGAGGCGGTTTAA
- a CDS encoding MBL fold metallo-hydrolase encodes MRLNFINIWGNYVSKAIPGKLFYPLPTGKVHDNIFAICDRNDTNFFVYTNGKNYICFDVGYINNNYVKDDFRKIGIDPKSISHVFLTHTDMDHAGAVDKDSKSNWLKPGVHIYMGRIEENLIRKRQRRRFLFYTPIEIEKEYHLLDDNDVIVVGDIKVKAIHTPGHTCGHQAYLVDGKYLFAGDLLLLKDEKATAFYKIWNMDHEQDKQSIRKIAQLKDVELMCTCHSKCTFDFKTTMADWVEKLNKDK; translated from the coding sequence ATGAGATTAAATTTTATCAATATCTGGGGCAACTATGTGTCAAAGGCAATACCCGGTAAATTGTTTTACCCTTTACCGACGGGGAAAGTACATGACAACATATTTGCAATTTGTGACCGCAACGACACTAACTTCTTCGTTTACACTAATGGAAAAAATTACATTTGTTTCGACGTGGGTTATATCAACAACAATTACGTTAAAGATGATTTTAGAAAAATAGGGATTGATCCAAAATCAATTTCGCACGTCTTCCTGACCCACACCGATATGGATCACGCCGGAGCAGTTGATAAAGACAGTAAAAGCAATTGGTTAAAGCCGGGTGTACATATTTACATGGGACGCATAGAAGAAAATCTGATTAGAAAACGGCAACGCCGCAGGTTTCTGTTTTACACCCCAATTGAAATAGAAAAGGAATACCATTTACTGGATGATAACGATGTGATTGTAGTGGGCGACATTAAAGTAAAAGCCATTCACACTCCGGGGCATACCTGCGGACATCAGGCGTATCTGGTGGACGGTAAATATCTTTTTGCCGGTGACTTGTTGCTGCTGAAAGATGAAAAAGCAACAGCGTTTTACAAAATATGGAATATGGACCATGAACAGGACAAGCAATCCATTCGAAAAATAGCTCAGTTAAAGGATGTGGAATTAATGTGTACTTGTCACAGCAAATGCACTTTTGATTTCAAAACTACAATGGCTGATTGGGTGGAAAAGTTAAATAAAGATAAATAG
- a CDS encoding DUF6686 family protein, translating to MKLISSTPNGQIFACPCQKIVHLEFGNLLLNLSFNELESFKEYVHSIDYRFYLAKNRNAQNRRKLLLHCGLNGNFLALNASEFLELKQLLSLKPQKQELKLEHLLTENINLN from the coding sequence ATGAAATTAATAAGCTCAACGCCTAACGGACAGATATTTGCCTGTCCTTGTCAGAAAATAGTTCATTTAGAATTTGGCAACTTGCTTTTAAATCTCTCTTTTAATGAACTTGAGTCATTTAAAGAGTATGTGCATTCAATCGACTACCGGTTTTACCTGGCAAAAAACAGAAATGCTCAGAACCGCAGGAAACTGTTGTTGCATTGCGGGTTAAACGGCAACTTTCTGGCACTAAATGCCAGTGAGTTCTTAGAATTAAAACAACTGCTTTCATTGAAACCCCAAAAGCAAGAACTGAAACTCGAACATTTATTAACAGAAAATATTAACTTAAATTAA
- a CDS encoding DUF2023 family protein, whose protein sequence is MRQSANIFNCNDFQSADMQVLKHHVYEYKKGIRNMVLHTMNSSEKEKAVFFLKKREVVFWISDVSETKINVFFGNQECVEIVKSFHLKSLNELTPEQDFILGIMLGYSREQQYSRYLKKYKNFEKCKNEILSAC, encoded by the coding sequence ATGAGACAATCAGCGAATATATTTAACTGCAACGATTTTCAATCAGCCGATATGCAGGTATTAAAACATCATGTTTACGAATACAAAAAAGGCATTCGTAACATGGTGCTGCATACAATGAATAGTTCAGAAAAAGAAAAAGCAGTTTTCTTTCTTAAAAAGAGAGAGGTTGTTTTTTGGATTTCTGATGTTAGTGAAACTAAAATTAATGTCTTTTTTGGAAATCAGGAATGTGTTGAAATTGTGAAGTCTTTTCATCTGAAATCCCTGAACGAACTAACACCTGAGCAAGATTTTATTCTGGGCATTATGCTTGGTTACAGTCGTGAACAACAGTATTCAAGATACCTGAAAAAATATAAAAATTTTGAAAAATGTAAAAATGAAATATTATCAGCTTGTTAA
- a CDS encoding ABC transporter ATP-binding protein, producing the protein MAFISKIQHYMAGRKIMLPVSITLSAISAIAGMLPFIFIWLIVREFLKSDAAFSQNLVNQYAWWAAGTAIGGVILYFFALSASHLGAFRVEINMRRFAMQKIAKMPLGFFDKYTSGKIRKIIDDNASTTHSFVAHQLPDLAGTILMPLTTLVLIFAFDWRLGLSCLVPILFSMVIMSSMMGKRGNYFMKQYMNSLEDMNNEAVEYVRGIPIVKVFQQTIFSFKNFHKSITNYKDMVVAYTKMWEKPMSAYIVIINSFAFFLVPVAILLMNNTTDYTNILLNLFFYILLTPVFSQSIMRSMYLNQAMGQTKEALDRIDELTQTNPLQVSQNPKIISSYNIRFDNVSFTYPGAEQKAIDNISFEIPEGKTYALVGASGSGKTTIARLVPRFWDAQEGIVSIGGINVKDIDPENLMNNVAFVFQNTKLFKTSLLENIRYGKPNATIIEVEKAVEAAQCSEILKKLPDGLNTKIGTEGTYLSGGEQQRIALARAILKNAPIVVLDEATAFADPENEHLIQKALKILMEGKTALMIAHRLTSVKNLDKILVIDKGKIAEQGTHNQLIEKQGIYTAMWNEYQKSVQWTIKGKEAGHV; encoded by the coding sequence ATGGCTTTTATTTCGAAAATCCAACACTACATGGCCGGAAGAAAAATAATGCTTCCGGTCTCAATTACCCTTTCAGCAATTAGTGCCATTGCCGGAATGTTGCCCTTTATCTTTATATGGCTGATAGTGCGTGAGTTTTTAAAAAGCGATGCAGCTTTTTCACAAAATCTTGTCAATCAATATGCCTGGTGGGCTGCCGGAACGGCTATCGGAGGTGTGATACTCTATTTTTTTGCTTTAAGCGCATCGCACCTTGGGGCATTCAGGGTTGAAATAAATATGCGGCGTTTTGCCATGCAGAAAATTGCAAAAATGCCGTTGGGCTTTTTCGATAAGTACACTTCCGGAAAAATCAGGAAAATCATCGATGACAATGCAAGCACCACCCACAGTTTTGTGGCACACCAACTGCCCGATTTAGCCGGTACTATCCTGATGCCCTTAACAACTTTGGTGCTGATTTTTGCTTTTGACTGGCGTTTGGGTCTCTCATGTTTGGTCCCGATTCTTTTTTCTATGGTGATTATGAGTTCCATGATGGGAAAACGGGGTAACTATTTTATGAAACAATACATGAATTCGCTGGAAGATATGAATAACGAAGCGGTCGAATACGTCCGCGGTATCCCTATTGTAAAAGTGTTCCAGCAAACAATTTTCTCATTCAAAAACTTTCACAAAAGCATCACAAATTACAAAGACATGGTTGTAGCTTACACCAAAATGTGGGAAAAACCCATGTCGGCATACATTGTTATTATTAACTCGTTTGCCTTTTTTCTTGTGCCGGTGGCTATTTTGCTTATGAATAACACAACCGATTATACCAACATTTTATTGAACTTGTTTTTCTATATTCTGCTTACGCCGGTGTTTTCTCAGAGCATTATGCGCAGCATGTATTTAAACCAGGCAATGGGGCAAACCAAAGAAGCCCTTGACCGGATTGATGAGTTAACGCAAACCAACCCCTTGCAAGTTAGCCAAAACCCAAAAATAATTTCGTCTTACAATATTCGCTTCGATAATGTTTCATTTACATACCCCGGTGCAGAACAAAAAGCCATTGACAATATCAGTTTTGAAATTCCCGAAGGAAAAACATACGCATTGGTAGGGGCTTCAGGCAGCGGAAAAACTACCATTGCCCGGCTTGTGCCCCGTTTTTGGGATGCACAGGAAGGCATAGTTTCAATAGGCGGTATCAATGTAAAAGACATTGACCCCGAAAACCTGATGAACAATGTTGCCTTTGTTTTTCAAAATACAAAGCTCTTTAAAACAAGTTTGTTGGAAAATATCCGCTATGGCAAACCCAATGCAACCATCATCGAAGTAGAAAAAGCAGTTGAAGCAGCTCAGTGTAGTGAAATATTGAAGAAACTACCTGATGGATTAAATACAAAAATCGGTACAGAAGGCACCTATCTTTCAGGCGGAGAGCAACAAAGGATTGCTTTGGCCCGTGCTATACTGAAAAACGCACCAATTGTAGTACTTGATGAAGCCACTGCTTTTGCCGACCCTGAAAATGAACATCTGATACAAAAGGCACTAAAAATACTTATGGAAGGGAAAACAGCCCTAATGATTGCCCACCGCTTAACAAGTGTAAAAAACCTTGACAAGATTTTAGTAATTGACAAAGGTAAAATTGCAGAGCAGGGAACTCACAATCAGTTAATTGAGAAACAAGGAATATATACTGCCATGTGGAACGAATATCAAAAATCGGTGCAATGGACGATAAAAGGAAAGGAGGCAGGTCATGTTTAA